DNA from Roseomonas gilardii subsp. gilardii:
AAGGCGCCCCCGGCCGCGGTGCTGATCGACCGCAATCCGGGCATCCCCTGGTGCGGCCGGGAGTTCGACTTCGCGGAATACTTCTCCCGCCACCCGCTCTTCGCCGCGACCTGGCGGCACTATCACCAGGAAGGGGAGATCGAGGGCTACCGTCTCTATGTCCGGGACAACTGAGGAAGGCCAGGCGCGCTGCCTCGATCCCGGGCAGGTGCGTGCTGCACCGCCGCATGGAGCGGCATGGCAAGGTGCGCCAGGACACAGTGCGACTCTTTTCGGCGATTCGCGGGGCAGATCAGCGTCTCCCGCACATGCCTCGCGGCACGAACTCGTCCTACAAATGACAACCCTGACGGAAGACACCGGCCGGACGTGCCGGGAACGGGGAGCGAATCGTGTCCAGCACCGAGGCCATTGCGCCGAAGCTCGTCGATGATGCCGTTCGGGGGATCGGCTTCGTCGCCCTGAGCTACCTCGTCTTCTCCCTGTCGGATGCCTCGATGAAATGGGCCCTGCCGGAACTCGGCACTGCCGGGGCGATGCTCTGGCGCGGCCTGTTCGGCACGCTCGCCGTGGGGCTCATGGCCGGGGTCCACCGGCCGGGCGGGCTGGGGCGGGTCTGGCCCACGAACGGGCGGCTGATCTTCTGGCGGGGCCTGCTGAACGTCGCGGCCACAGCCCTCTACTACGTCGCCTGGCGGCATGGCCTCGCCCTGGGCGACACCTATGCGGTGGCCGCCACCGCGCCGCTGATGCTGACCCTGCTCGCCATCCCCATGCTGGGGGAGACGGTGGGCTGGCGGCGCTGGACCAGCACGGGCATCGGTTTCCTCGGCGTGCTGTTCATGTTCCAGCCGGGCGGCGCCCTCTGGGGGCTGAACACCGTGCTGATCCTGGTGGCGGTCGCGATGCTGGCGATGACGCGCATCTGGACCCGCATCCTGGCCCGCACCGACAAGCCGACCACCATCACCTTCTGGCTGATGTTC
Protein-coding regions in this window:
- a CDS encoding DMT family transporter: MSSTEAIAPKLVDDAVRGIGFVALSYLVFSLSDASMKWALPELGTAGAMLWRGLFGTLAVGLMAGVHRPGGLGRVWPTNGRLIFWRGLLNVAATALYYVAWRHGLALGDTYAVAATAPLMLTLLAIPMLGETVGWRRWTSTGIGFLGVLFMFQPGGALWGLNTVLILVAVAMLAMTRIWTRILARTDKPTTITFWLMFAQLPAGLLMLPFFPLPEEWPSLFALVLVAMCGLGHGLAHYLLARGYAIAPVATLAPLEYSPIIWGTALGFLIWGDMPAWTTFAGAGVVVCAGLYNLHRERIRAREKRQGEAKGEAEGATAPARLTARTAA